Proteins co-encoded in one Neovison vison isolate M4711 chromosome 9, ASM_NN_V1, whole genome shotgun sequence genomic window:
- the LOC122916806 gene encoding notch-regulated ankyrin repeat-containing protein, translating into MSQAELSTCSAPQTQRIFQEAVRKGNTQELQSLLQNMTSCEFNVNSFGPEGQTALHQSVIDGNLELVKLLVKFGADIRLANRDGWSALHIAAFGGHQDIVLYLITKAKYAGGGR; encoded by the coding sequence ATGAGCCAGGCCGAGCTGTCCACCTGCTCGGCGCCGCAGACGCAGCGCATCTTCCAGGAGGCCGTGCGCAAGGGCAACACGCAGGAGCTGCAGTCGCTGCTGCAGAACATGACCAGCTGCGAGTTCAACGTGAACTCGTTCGGGCCCGAGGGCCAGACGGCGCTGCACCAGTCGGTCATCGACGGCAACCTGGAGCTCGTGAAGCTGCTGGTCAAGTTCGGCGCCGACATCCGCCTGGCCAACCGCGACGGCTGGAGCGCGCTGCACATCGCCGCGTTCGGCGGCCACCAGGACATCGTGCTCTATCTCATCACCAAGGCCAAGTACGCGGGCGGCGGCCGATGA